The Flavobacterium commune genome contains a region encoding:
- a CDS encoding tetratricopeptide repeat-containing hybrid sensor histidine kinase/response regulator: MKLQIKCYLILVILFNSVLYSQIAETDSISYYNSLANTNIKTNSYKDVFLYTQKAINYAQEHSKTKEEAIQLAKLGRLYYNLEKYSDAIDKLSESIQLFKTLSPSAEYAEANYYLALAYIKNNNFKAAKTYNEKTIALSKALQIKDNDDLINLQKAIIYRSTQKQNVAATILNSIISKPNKPEILDTKAEALYQMGLIEAENNRNNLALNYFNKALDLNAKNQNLTQKSNILLAISLVYDKMLDKSNAYAFLKLHLNLKESIAISNNEKLGINDYETFKENQRKHHLALIAKKKKEQEKTERFSRLINYLSIALIAILSLLSFSLYRNNIIRKKSNLLLKEKNNELIKAKEKAEKASNARADFLSTVSHELRTPLNAINGITHLLLEEKPKKSQLHYLNSLQYSGNYLTAFINDILEINKIDSNKIELERINFDLKQLLEDIKNSLIEVATKNKNAFVLDIDPKIPNHLIGDPIKLSQIFMNLINNALKFTKNGKVSIVAKLQDLQEQKAIIQFKIIDTGIGIPPEKLDSVFDSFSQGSIEINRKYGGTGLGLTIVKKLLNLLGSDIHLESHLGEGSCFSFELALTVNNNFATTEPKKEISFDLSKIKGKNILVVEDNAINQMITKRMLENKEILCEVIDNGEDAIEALKNNNYDLVLMDVHLPGINGTIATQEIRKFNSGTPIIAMTAISLNENREMLLSFGMNDVITKPFIPKDFYNLLSKYLEN, encoded by the coding sequence ATGAAATTGCAAATCAAATGCTACCTAATTTTAGTTATTTTATTTAATTCAGTTCTGTATTCTCAAATAGCAGAAACAGACAGCATTAGCTATTACAATAGTTTAGCCAATACCAATATAAAAACCAACAGCTACAAAGACGTTTTTTTATACACTCAAAAAGCAATTAATTACGCTCAGGAACATTCTAAAACAAAAGAAGAAGCAATACAACTTGCTAAATTAGGACGTTTATATTATAATCTGGAAAAATACAGTGATGCTATCGACAAACTTAGCGAAAGTATCCAGCTTTTTAAAACCTTAAGCCCTTCAGCCGAATATGCCGAAGCTAATTATTATCTTGCATTAGCTTACATTAAAAATAACAACTTTAAAGCAGCTAAAACCTACAACGAGAAAACAATTGCACTTTCGAAAGCACTACAAATTAAAGACAATGATGATTTAATTAACCTTCAAAAAGCAATTATCTACCGATCTACTCAAAAGCAAAATGTTGCAGCAACGATTCTCAATAGCATTATTTCAAAGCCCAATAAACCAGAAATATTAGACACTAAAGCGGAAGCTTTGTACCAAATGGGATTAATTGAAGCTGAGAATAACAGGAATAATTTGGCTTTAAATTATTTCAACAAAGCCTTAGACTTAAATGCAAAAAATCAAAACCTAACGCAAAAATCCAATATTCTTCTTGCAATAAGTCTTGTTTATGATAAAATGCTGGACAAAAGCAATGCTTATGCCTTTTTAAAGTTACACCTGAATCTAAAAGAAAGTATCGCCATTTCCAACAATGAAAAATTAGGAATTAACGACTACGAAACTTTCAAAGAAAACCAAAGAAAACACCATTTGGCTCTTATTGCTAAAAAGAAAAAAGAACAGGAAAAAACCGAAAGATTCTCCCGATTAATCAATTATCTGTCCATTGCATTAATTGCCATTTTATCCCTGTTAAGTTTTTCGTTGTATCGAAATAATATCATTCGAAAAAAGTCAAATCTTTTATTAAAAGAAAAAAATAACGAACTAATAAAAGCCAAAGAAAAAGCAGAAAAAGCCTCCAATGCAAGAGCTGATTTTTTATCGACAGTAAGTCACGAACTAAGAACACCTCTTAACGCAATTAACGGAATTACACATCTTTTATTAGAAGAAAAACCTAAAAAATCACAGTTACACTACCTTAATTCCTTACAATATTCCGGAAATTACTTAACTGCTTTTATCAATGATATTTTAGAAATCAATAAAATCGATTCCAATAAAATAGAATTAGAGCGTATCAATTTTGATTTAAAACAATTACTCGAAGACATTAAAAACTCTCTAATAGAAGTAGCTACAAAAAACAAAAATGCTTTTGTACTGGACATAGATCCAAAGATTCCTAATCATTTAATTGGTGATCCTATCAAGCTTTCTCAAATTTTTATGAATTTAATTAATAATGCACTTAAATTTACTAAAAACGGAAAAGTCTCTATTGTAGCCAAATTGCAAGATTTACAGGAACAAAAAGCCATTATTCAATTTAAAATAATTGATACCGGAATTGGGATTCCTCCTGAAAAACTAGACAGTGTTTTTGATAGTTTCTCACAAGGTTCAATAGAAATTAACCGAAAATATGGCGGAACCGGTCTGGGCCTAACCATCGTAAAAAAACTATTAAACTTATTAGGCAGCGACATTCATTTAGAAAGCCACTTAGGAGAAGGCTCTTGTTTTTCATTTGAATTAGCCTTAACTGTAAACAATAATTTTGCTACAACAGAACCAAAAAAAGAAATCAGTTTTGATTTATCTAAAATTAAAGGCAAGAATATTTTAGTAGTGGAAGACAACGCAATTAACCAAATGATTACTAAAAGAATGCTCGAAAACAAGGAAATTCTTTGCGAAGTAATTGATAATGGTGAAGATGCAATTGAAGCCCTTAAAAACAACAACTACGATTTAGTGCTAATGGACGTGCATTTACCCGGAATAAACGGAACTATTGCTACTCAGGAAATCCGAAAATTCAATTCAGGAACTCCCATTATTGCCATGACAGCTATTTCGCTGAATGAAAACAGAGAAATGCTGCTTTCTTTTGGAATGAACGATGTGATAACCAAACCTTTTATTCCTAAGGATTTTTACAATCTGCTATCTAAATACCTTGAAAATTAA
- a CDS encoding purine-nucleoside phosphorylase — protein sequence MWELVQETVNYIKGKTNFVPEYGVILGSGLGNFTADIQIEFTLPYAEIPNFPVSTVEGHKGALVFGTIGDKKVVAMQGRFHYYEGYSMQEVTFPVRVMKYLGVEKLIVSNASGGVNPNYKVGDIVIIKDHINLVPEHPLRGKNDERFGPRFVNMSEPYSKKMITQAKELAQKNNIEVKDGIYLGLQGPTFETLAEYKMVKILGADCVGMSTVPEVIVARHMDLETFGVSVITDMGDENSIETISHDEVLEAARNAEPKVRKLIRELILSY from the coding sequence ATGTGGGAACTGGTACAAGAAACAGTTAATTATATCAAAGGGAAAACAAATTTTGTTCCTGAGTATGGCGTAATTTTAGGTTCAGGATTAGGGAATTTTACTGCTGATATTCAAATAGAATTTACCTTGCCTTATGCCGAAATACCTAATTTTCCGGTTTCTACAGTTGAAGGACATAAAGGAGCTTTAGTTTTTGGGACTATTGGTGATAAAAAAGTGGTGGCTATGCAAGGTCGTTTCCATTATTATGAAGGTTATTCGATGCAAGAAGTTACTTTTCCGGTACGGGTGATGAAATATTTAGGAGTTGAAAAATTGATTGTTTCTAATGCTTCGGGCGGAGTAAATCCAAATTACAAAGTAGGAGATATTGTTATTATCAAGGATCATATCAATCTGGTTCCGGAGCATCCTTTGCGAGGGAAGAATGACGAACGTTTTGGTCCTCGATTTGTTAATATGAGTGAGCCTTATTCGAAAAAAATGATTACTCAGGCAAAAGAATTGGCTCAAAAAAACAATATAGAAGTCAAAGATGGAATCTATCTGGGTTTACAAGGACCAACATTTGAAACTTTGGCTGAATATAAAATGGTTAAAATTCTGGGTGCCGATTGCGTGGGAATGTCCACCGTTCCTGAGGTTATTGTGGCACGTCACATGGATTTAGAAACTTTTGGAGTTTCGGTGATTACTGATATGGGTGATGAAAACAGTATCGAAACCATTTCTCATGATGAGGTTTTGGAAGCTGCCAGAAATGCAGAGCCTAAGGTTCGAAAATTAATCAGAGAATTAATTTTGAGTTATTAA
- a CDS encoding energy transducer TonB, which translates to MSKLSLYESNWINLVFENRNKEYGAFQLRQETTKTSFHALCIGILLCTALAILPNLLNLIHPKDVTESTIPINSETVIELTDIYSEQEKEKAAAAALPELQQQTVTEAIETKQLINPIVVNATQAPDVEFSLVKNNPVDKPTDGVLSTGLGNGSSEGIANGTGTGNGTETTNTNGNEIIITELLDSKPQYPGGIEKFYRYIINHFNSPTVDASGNIRIFVSFVVEKDGSMSNIKVLNKPGALLEKEAIRVLQSMKAKWTPGMLHSKPVRTAYNLPITIQID; encoded by the coding sequence ATGTCAAAACTAAGTCTTTATGAAAGCAACTGGATTAATCTGGTATTCGAAAACAGAAACAAAGAGTACGGCGCTTTTCAGCTTCGTCAGGAAACAACCAAAACTTCTTTTCATGCCCTTTGCATCGGAATTTTGCTATGCACCGCACTGGCAATTCTGCCCAATTTATTAAATCTTATTCATCCCAAAGATGTTACTGAATCAACAATTCCGATAAATTCAGAAACGGTAATCGAACTAACAGATATTTATTCGGAACAAGAAAAAGAGAAGGCTGCAGCGGCGGCTCTTCCTGAACTCCAACAACAAACAGTCACTGAGGCAATAGAAACTAAACAACTCATTAATCCAATAGTGGTCAATGCCACGCAAGCTCCAGATGTCGAATTTAGCTTAGTAAAAAATAATCCTGTTGACAAACCAACCGATGGAGTTCTAAGTACCGGATTAGGCAACGGATCTTCGGAAGGAATTGCTAACGGAACCGGAACAGGCAACGGTACCGAAACCACAAACACCAATGGTAACGAGATTATTATCACTGAATTGTTAGATAGTAAACCGCAATATCCGGGAGGAATAGAAAAATTCTACCGCTATATTATCAATCATTTTAATAGTCCAACAGTTGATGCAAGTGGTAACATTCGCATTTTTGTTTCTTTTGTAGTCGAAAAAGACGGAAGTATGAGCAACATCAAAGTTCTAAACAAACCGGGAGCACTTTTAGAAAAAGAAGCCATTAGGGTATTACAATCCATGAAAGCCAAATGGACTCCGGGGATGTTACATTCTAAACCTGTGAGAACCGCTTACAACCTACCTATTACAATACAAATTGATTAA
- the lipA gene encoding lipoyl synthase has protein sequence METVVDNTTPVVATRGAAEQSVAKPKWLKVKLPIGKKYTELRGLVDKYSLNTICTSGSCPNMGECWGEGTATFMILGNTCTRSCGFCGVKTGRPETVDWDEPEKVARSIKIMNIKHAVITSVDRDDLKDGGSIIWIETVKAIRRMNPNTTLETLIPDFQGIERNIDRIVEANPEVVSHNMETVRRLTREVRIQAKYDRSLEVLRYLKEKGINRTKSGIMLGLGEQEEEVFQTMRDLRAANVDVVTIGQYLQPSKKHLPVKEFITPEQFAKYEQFGLELGFRHVESGPLVRSSYKAQKHIL, from the coding sequence ATGGAAACTGTTGTAGATAACACCACTCCCGTAGTAGCAACCCGAGGCGCAGCCGAACAGAGCGTAGCTAAACCAAAATGGCTAAAAGTAAAATTACCTATTGGAAAAAAATACACTGAACTTCGTGGTCTAGTTGATAAATACAGCTTAAATACCATTTGTACTTCAGGAAGTTGCCCTAATATGGGCGAATGCTGGGGCGAAGGTACGGCGACCTTTATGATTTTAGGAAATACCTGTACGCGTTCTTGCGGTTTTTGTGGTGTAAAAACAGGACGCCCGGAAACGGTAGATTGGGATGAACCCGAAAAAGTAGCCCGTTCCATCAAAATCATGAATATCAAACACGCCGTAATTACAAGCGTGGACAGAGACGATTTGAAAGACGGTGGTTCTATTATTTGGATAGAAACGGTAAAAGCAATTCGCCGTATGAACCCAAATACGACTCTTGAAACTTTAATCCCTGACTTTCAGGGAATCGAAAGAAATATAGACAGAATCGTAGAAGCCAATCCGGAAGTGGTATCGCACAATATGGAAACCGTTCGCCGACTGACTCGTGAAGTGCGTATTCAGGCCAAGTACGACCGAAGTTTAGAAGTATTGCGTTACTTAAAAGAGAAAGGAATCAACAGAACAAAATCCGGAATCATGTTGGGACTTGGTGAGCAGGAAGAAGAAGTATTCCAAACCATGAGAGACCTTCGTGCTGCCAATGTAGATGTGGTAACTATTGGTCAATATTTGCAACCCAGCAAAAAACATTTACCGGTTAAGGAATTTATTACTCCTGAACAATTTGCTAAATACGAGCAATTTGGTTTGGAATTAGGTTTCCGCCATGTTGAAAGCGGCCCATTGGTTCGTTCATCATACAAAGCACAAAAACACATTCTTTAA
- a CDS encoding RNA polymerase sigma factor, translated as MEIKTQIEKAKQGDQTAFTFLLNHYWSEVYGFMLKRTENETNAEDITIETFSKAFDKIATYNPEFQFNTWLITIAKNVYIDMLRKRKSSLFVEITEQEDQKAYNIADTTPSKEDELITEQNLSQLLQYIKELKPHYQEVIQLRYFQEMSYQEIANKIDEPLNNVKVKLLRAKKLLAEIINNRR; from the coding sequence TTGGAAATAAAAACTCAAATAGAAAAAGCCAAACAAGGAGACCAAACGGCCTTTACTTTTCTATTGAATCATTATTGGAGTGAAGTCTATGGATTCATGCTCAAACGCACCGAAAACGAGACCAATGCCGAAGACATTACCATTGAAACTTTTTCGAAAGCTTTTGACAAAATAGCCACTTACAATCCTGAATTTCAGTTCAACACCTGGCTGATTACGATTGCTAAGAATGTGTATATTGATATGCTTCGCAAAAGAAAATCGAGCCTTTTTGTGGAAATCACCGAGCAGGAAGACCAAAAAGCCTACAATATTGCCGATACTACTCCGTCAAAAGAAGACGAATTGATTACGGAGCAAAATTTATCTCAATTACTGCAATACATTAAAGAATTAAAACCGCATTATCAGGAAGTAATCCAGCTGCGTTATTTTCAGGAAATGAGCTATCAGGAAATAGCCAACAAAATTGACGAACCTCTCAACAACGTCAAAGTAAAACTCCTTAGAGCTAAGAAATTATTAGCTGAGATTATCAACAACCGTAGGTAA
- a CDS encoding Nif3-like dinuclear metal center hexameric protein → MKIKEILSVLEEMAPLAYAEDFDNVGLLVGDQNAEATGVLVCHDALENVIDEAIDKNCNLVVCFHPILFSGLKKITGKNYVERAIIKAIKNDIAIYAVHTALDNHQDGVNKIFCDALGLKKTKVLIPKPNFIRKLITYTIPENAEKVRNALFDAGAGNIGNYEDCSFNSKGIGTYMGNEHSNPEIGERFEFVESEEIKIEVTFEKYLEPKILKALFKNHVYEEVAYEIYDLQNLHQNIGLGMIGEFESPMDEKDFLALVKDKMQADGIRHSAFLGKSIKKVAVLGGSGSFAIKNAIQSGADAFLTADLKYHQFYEAENSLLLADIGHFESERYTKNYIVDFLRKKILNFAIILSEENTNPVKYL, encoded by the coding sequence ATGAAAATAAAAGAAATTCTTTCTGTTCTCGAAGAAATGGCGCCTCTAGCCTATGCCGAAGATTTTGACAACGTTGGTCTATTAGTTGGTGACCAAAATGCAGAGGCTACAGGCGTTTTAGTTTGTCATGATGCTTTAGAAAATGTCATCGACGAAGCCATTGACAAGAATTGCAATTTGGTGGTTTGCTTCCACCCTATTTTATTTTCGGGTTTAAAGAAAATAACGGGCAAGAACTATGTAGAACGGGCGATTATTAAAGCCATAAAAAATGATATTGCCATCTATGCCGTTCATACTGCATTAGACAATCATCAGGATGGAGTCAATAAAATATTTTGTGATGCCCTGGGATTGAAAAAAACAAAAGTATTGATTCCGAAACCGAATTTTATTCGAAAATTAATTACCTACACCATTCCTGAAAATGCCGAGAAGGTTCGCAATGCACTATTTGATGCCGGAGCCGGAAACATTGGCAATTATGAAGATTGCAGTTTCAATTCAAAAGGAATTGGAACTTATATGGGCAACGAACACAGCAATCCCGAAATAGGTGAGCGCTTTGAATTTGTAGAAAGCGAAGAAATAAAAATCGAAGTCACATTCGAGAAATATTTGGAACCCAAAATCCTAAAAGCACTTTTTAAAAACCATGTTTACGAAGAAGTGGCTTATGAAATCTATGATTTGCAAAACCTGCATCAAAATATCGGTTTGGGGATGATCGGTGAATTTGAAAGTCCCATGGACGAAAAAGACTTTCTGGCCTTGGTAAAAGATAAAATGCAAGCCGATGGAATCCGTCATTCGGCATTTTTAGGGAAATCCATAAAAAAAGTTGCCGTCTTGGGAGGCTCGGGAAGTTTTGCCATAAAAAACGCTATTCAGTCCGGTGCCGATGCTTTTTTAACAGCCGATTTGAAATACCATCAGTTTTATGAAGCCGAAAACAGCTTACTTTTAGCCGATATTGGACATTTTGAGAGTGAACGCTATACAAAAAATTATATTGTTGATTTTCTTAGGAAAAAAATCCTTAATTTTGCCATCATTTTATCAGAAGAAAATACAAATCCAGTTAAGTACTTATAG
- the gap gene encoding type I glyceraldehyde-3-phosphate dehydrogenase, protein MKTRIAINGFGRIGRNLFRLLLNHPEIEVVAINDIADTQTMAHLIKYDSIHGVLPQTVIADEKGFTIDETHFLFFHEKNISNLNWKNLDIDFVIESTGKYKTYEDLNKHIIAGAKKVILSAPSEVDTIKTVVLGVNEHILDGTEKIISNASCTTNNAAPMIKIIDKLCGIEQAYITTIHSFTTDQSLHDQPHKDLRRARGASQSIVPTTTGAAKALTKIFPILEGKIGGCGIRVPVPDGSLTDITFNVKKAVSIKEINEAFKLASQNEFKGILDYTEDPIVSVDILGNRNSCLFDAQLTSVIDKMVKVVGWYDNEIGYSSRLIDLILLTKN, encoded by the coding sequence TTGAAAACAAGAATTGCCATCAATGGTTTTGGTCGAATTGGTCGAAATCTGTTTCGCCTACTTTTAAATCATCCCGAAATAGAAGTGGTTGCCATCAATGATATTGCCGATACCCAAACTATGGCACATTTGATAAAATACGATAGCATTCACGGTGTTTTGCCTCAAACAGTTATTGCTGACGAAAAAGGCTTTACAATTGACGAAACACATTTTTTATTTTTTCACGAAAAAAATATTTCGAATCTAAACTGGAAAAATTTAGACATTGATTTTGTAATTGAATCCACAGGGAAATACAAAACGTACGAAGACCTCAACAAACACATTATTGCCGGAGCAAAAAAAGTAATTCTTTCAGCACCTTCAGAAGTTGACACCATCAAAACAGTAGTTTTGGGAGTTAACGAACATATACTGGACGGAACCGAAAAAATCATTTCAAATGCGAGTTGCACCACCAATAATGCCGCTCCAATGATTAAAATAATTGATAAACTTTGCGGGATTGAGCAAGCTTACATTACTACTATTCACTCTTTTACAACCGACCAAAGTTTACACGACCAGCCACACAAGGACTTGCGTAGAGCCCGTGGTGCCAGCCAGTCGATTGTTCCTACAACAACCGGAGCAGCTAAAGCATTGACAAAAATTTTCCCTATCTTAGAGGGCAAAATTGGCGGATGCGGTATTCGTGTTCCTGTTCCTGATGGTTCTTTGACCGATATTACTTTTAATGTAAAAAAAGCGGTATCTATAAAAGAAATCAATGAGGCTTTCAAATTAGCTTCGCAAAATGAATTCAAAGGAATACTCGATTACACCGAAGACCCAATAGTTTCAGTGGATATTTTAGGAAACAGAAATTCCTGTTTATTTGATGCTCAACTTACTTCGGTGATTGACAAAATGGTGAAAGTTGTAGGTTGGTATGACAATGAAATTGGCTATTCATCGCGATTAATAGATTTAATACTTTTGACAAAAAACTAA
- a CDS encoding MFS transporter — protein MSSISTNQPLSSLNIFSGKGVQMRTFHITWLTFFFSFFAWFGMASLMPIAKEQLHLTKDQLGNIQIASVSATIIARLLIGRLVDKFGPRLTYTWLLIICSVPVLLIGTSQSYESFLLFRLAIGVIGASFVITQFHTSVMFAPSIKGTANATAGGFGNAGAGLANITMPLIASGFVGLGFCTQEDSWRYAMIVPGVMLLVFAFVYFRYTKDLPNGNYKELGIENENKENTFMLAVKDYRTWVLTIAYAACFGVEITIDNFAPIYFTDTFGASLATAGLCAGIFGLINLFARPLGGIVADKVGKSYGFSGKNLLLALLLVIEGIGIIFFGMTDQLGVAIFLMFLFGMSLKMANGATYSLVPFVNPKAVGSVAGIVGAGGNIGAMLIAFLFKAKAVKFTKDVIDETGVSQTKDLIDYTNAFYILGLIILITGVIVLAVKFAVKDREDEIEVSGEVIPAVSYVKSK, from the coding sequence ATGAGTTCAATTTCAACAAATCAACCGCTTTCTAGTTTAAACATTTTTAGTGGCAAAGGCGTTCAAATGCGTACCTTCCACATTACCTGGTTAACTTTTTTCTTTTCATTTTTTGCATGGTTCGGTATGGCATCACTTATGCCAATTGCTAAAGAACAATTGCACCTGACAAAAGACCAATTAGGTAACATTCAAATTGCATCTGTATCGGCAACTATCATCGCCCGATTATTAATAGGCCGATTAGTCGATAAATTTGGTCCAAGATTAACTTACACTTGGTTATTAATAATATGTTCTGTACCGGTATTATTAATTGGTACTTCACAATCTTATGAAAGTTTCCTTCTTTTTAGATTGGCTATCGGTGTTATTGGTGCTTCTTTTGTTATCACGCAGTTTCATACTTCGGTAATGTTTGCTCCGTCTATTAAAGGAACTGCCAATGCTACAGCAGGTGGTTTTGGAAACGCAGGTGCCGGTTTAGCTAATATTACAATGCCACTTATTGCATCAGGATTCGTAGGATTAGGTTTTTGTACACAGGAAGACAGCTGGAGATATGCAATGATTGTTCCAGGGGTAATGTTGTTGGTTTTTGCTTTTGTATATTTCAGATATACTAAAGATTTACCAAATGGTAACTATAAAGAACTTGGAATTGAAAATGAGAATAAGGAAAACACCTTTATGCTGGCTGTTAAAGATTACCGTACCTGGGTTTTAACCATTGCTTATGCTGCTTGTTTTGGTGTTGAAATCACTATTGACAATTTTGCGCCTATTTATTTCACGGACACTTTTGGTGCCAGTTTAGCAACAGCAGGACTTTGTGCTGGTATTTTTGGATTAATCAACCTTTTTGCCAGACCATTAGGAGGTATTGTTGCTGACAAAGTGGGTAAAAGTTATGGCTTTTCAGGTAAAAATTTATTACTGGCATTGCTGCTTGTTATTGAAGGTATCGGAATTATTTTCTTTGGTATGACGGATCAATTAGGTGTTGCTATCTTTTTAATGTTCCTATTCGGAATGAGTTTAAAAATGGCAAACGGTGCAACGTATAGTTTAGTTCCTTTCGTAAATCCAAAAGCAGTAGGAAGTGTTGCCGGGATTGTGGGTGCAGGTGGAAATATTGGAGCAATGTTAATAGCTTTCTTGTTCAAAGCCAAAGCGGTTAAATTTACTAAAGATGTAATTGATGAAACAGGTGTTTCTCAAACTAAAGATTTAATCGACTATACCAATGCTTTTTACATATTAGGACTTATCATTCTGATAACCGGAGTAATTGTTTTAGCTGTAAAATTTGCAGTTAAAGACAGAGAAGATGAAATTGAAGTAAGCGGCGAAGTAATACCTGCTGTATCTTATGTAAAATCAAAATAA
- the lpxK gene encoding tetraacyldisaccharide 4'-kinase, whose product MNILRKILFPFAILYGLITAIRNFLFDKGILKSYSFDLPIIAVGNLSVGGTGKTPQIEYLIRLLSGDYKVATLSRGYKRKSEGFVLADANANAEILGDEPFQFFQKFPNIQVAVDANRKNGIEQLLSKTPKPDVILLDDAYQHRKVKAGFYILLTAYGDIYADDFMLPTGNLRESRSGAQRADVIIVTKCPVDLSLDEQNRIKRFLLRRNDKGINQELYFSCIAYDDCIYSENSKIEIGELQGEAKLLLAGIAKPEPFFSYLKNPNDVCLTYPDHHHFSENDIQEILIKAQDSIIITTEKDYVRLKGSLPVEQLFYLPIQSSFLSKGIEFDKKIKNYVGTGTRNS is encoded by the coding sequence ATGAATATTCTTCGAAAAATACTCTTTCCTTTTGCCATTTTATATGGTTTGATAACCGCTATTAGAAATTTTCTTTTTGATAAAGGAATTTTAAAATCCTATTCTTTTGATTTGCCCATAATTGCTGTGGGAAATCTAAGTGTGGGCGGAACCGGAAAAACGCCTCAGATTGAATACTTGATTCGATTGCTTTCCGGTGATTACAAAGTGGCTACTTTAAGTCGTGGTTACAAAAGAAAATCAGAAGGGTTTGTTTTGGCTGATGCCAATGCCAATGCTGAAATTCTGGGTGATGAACCTTTCCAGTTTTTTCAAAAATTCCCAAATATTCAGGTTGCCGTTGATGCCAATCGTAAAAATGGAATAGAACAGTTACTTTCAAAAACTCCAAAACCGGATGTGATTTTACTTGATGATGCTTACCAGCACCGAAAAGTAAAAGCCGGATTTTATATTCTATTGACTGCTTATGGTGATATTTATGCTGATGATTTTATGCTACCAACAGGAAATTTGAGAGAGAGTAGAAGCGGAGCGCAAAGAGCCGATGTAATTATTGTCACAAAATGCCCTGTAGATCTTTCGCTTGACGAACAAAATAGAATTAAGAGATTCCTCCTTCGTCGGAATGACAAGGGGATAAATCAAGAATTGTATTTTAGTTGTATTGCTTATGATGATTGTATTTATTCAGAAAACAGTAAGATAGAAATAGGTGAGCTTCAGGGTGAAGCTAAGCTGCTTTTAGCTGGAATTGCTAAGCCGGAGCCATTCTTTTCGTATTTAAAAAATCCAAATGATGTTTGTTTAACTTATCCGGATCATCATCATTTTTCTGAAAATGATATCCAGGAAATTTTGATTAAAGCTCAGGATTCCATCATTATTACTACCGAAAAAGATTATGTACGATTAAAAGGAAGTTTGCCTGTCGAGCAACTTTTTTACTTACCAATACAGAGTTCGTTTCTTTCGAAAGGAATTGAATTTGATAAAAAAATTAAAAATTATGTGGGAACTGGTACAAGAAACAGTTAA